TTAACTAGTTAAACCAACATTGAACAAGATTTATCCATTCTTTACCATCCAAATGCGGctcaaaaaatttggatttttaATCCATCAATTAGTTGTAATTTACATATATGATTTATTATCTCCTCATTCCCAGTCTTCAACATCTTTGCAAATGTCCAATGCAGGCAAATAGTGCAAAATCAGCGGAACTTACTTCAAACATAACATTTTCTCGCAAAGGGCAGGAGAAGTTTGTGGACTATTTGTACATGTCTAAATTAGTTAATTGGAGCTTTCAGACATGAAATTCTTGACAATCTGAACCACATTCTGGGACTCTCCGAAGTAAGGATAAGATGTGAAGAAGCCATGCTGTTTTCCCTTAAACTCGACATACTTAACGTTATTATTTGAACTTTTCATCCTCTTCTTTTAAGATTTCATCCCCACCAACGAGCACCAAGAAGGATCCAAGCTCAAACCTTCTAGGCTCGGGCCCTTAATTAGGTCCAAATGGGTTCACCAACGGGTGGTCTCTATCAGCTCCATTCGGCATTGCCAGCCTCCAAAACCTGCAACCCCTCAAACTGATTTTACTATTTATATATTCATACAACCATGCACATATATATTCTTGTGGGATACATTTCAGGATGAGAGCACGTTACATCCCTTTCCAGTTCCAGCCAGGCAAAAATGCCGactcaaaaaatgaaaaactagatGGAAAAAGAAGTTAATATATCGCTCATGACGAACTAAGGACTGAATGAAGTGCCCTTTGTTGTTTTCTagctcaccaaaaaaaaaaaaaagaagaagaagaagaagaagaatcataAACAACAAAAGAACAAGATTTGATAATCGCATGATGATGTTCTTGTGCATGTACGAACCAAGAGCTTGGCTAATCGCATATTGAAAATCCACTGATAATGTCTCAaggaatatattaattttttccGTGCCCTTACACGATAAAAATCTCTCTTATTAGTTGGAATACTAGTTCTCTTTTTTGTTCTAATTAACTGATTGGCTTTCATTTGCATCAGTATGCAACTTTAATGGAAATTTTCCTACAATGAATGTTAGTCAACAAACTAAAAACTTGAGAATAACGTCGATAGAGAAGTATTTGATATTGAAAGTCAACCGTTTCATGTACGTATATATAATATTTGTCTTATAAAATGTTATCTTCTAAGCTACTACTGATCTCTGTCCATGAGTACTAATTATATATGTTAGGTAAAGGATTTGGGGCAGTACATTTGATAGAAGTTATTTATACGTTTGctaatatgtttttttttttaaacactcAACGGTGAAGCATGAAATACATTATAGCAAATTATACACAAAATGCTAATATATTATACACAAAATGCTAATATAACACAAAATTAGCATTTTGTGTTATATCAACCACTTTTTCTTTACTTTGACATCTCATAACTTTTATTGGATCCTTTTAAAGGTGGATTGGATCTTACAAACTTCATTTCAAACAAGTTTATCCTTGAATATAAACAAGTTGAAATAGGGTATACATAAATTATAGATAAGGTGTAAATAAATTGCAGTATGttgttaaacttttttttttagatgaCTGTTTTATCCTTAAATAGAGTGAGACGGAACTTCAAAACATGTGAGCCCCAATATGAGGATTTGACTTTTTTTCAATagattttctttgcatttttcataatCCACGTCTAGATGCAGGACACGTATCTTCATTTACAAAAAAAGGATATGATCATTTAAAATTTGACTAATTCTAATCCTTATTAATAAATAAAGACGTATGACTAGGGTTGTAATCGAGTCGAATCGAGCCCGAGTATCgccatactcgagctcgactcgacataGAGATAGGGGTGCTCGAGCACGGGCGATACTCGGGCTCGACTCGACATAGAGATAGGGGTGTtcaagctcgagttcgagctcgagcgagTAGTATTATTGCAGCTCGAGCTTGAGTTCGAAACTTGCTCTCAGTACTCGAGCTCCACTCGCATGGGCTCGAGTCCATTCGAGCATtcgagccttatcgagctctatcgagctcgagttattaaatttcattttcttgatattttttgaGTGAAAAGTCATTATtgccattttaaaatttttatataatttgaaACATTTCGTAAATTCGACAATTTTTTTTGGGCATAATGGTAAttttatatattaaataatatatataattttaatattaatatattaaataattaaaattaatatgCTCGATAAGACTCGTCGAGCCTCCGAGCATCTCTTCTGgatgctcgagctcgactcgatagcCTTATCGAgctgctcgagctcgactcgaactcggtTTGATCGAGTTCGAGTCAAGCTTTTGACcgagctgctcgcgagcagTTCGGTTCGATTACAACCCTACGTATGACACGTTAAATCTGTACTGTAGAAGATGGAAAGATAATCCATAGACAATGAGTCAAGTCGATTAGGTACCAAAGATGCCTCAATTATGCTAGCTGACCGCAACTTAGATAAATTCGTACTCGAGTCTAAAGGCCTCCACTACTACTACATATTCCGTTAACCTTCCAAGTATTGAATTTTGACATGATATCGTTCCCCAAATATGCGAAGAACGAAAGGTTCGGACTCGGCAAATTTTGTTGATCTTATTGCTTTCGTGTACAAAGTATTACTATCATTTCATTTTGTCAGGCCAAAATTTCGGGTTTCACCATTGAGCACCGGATATTATCAATCAATTAGTTGAGTTggtcggaaaaaaaaaaactcaacaaAACCACAAATACAAATGAATCGAACTCAAgttcttttttgcttttcttttctttgggtCCATTCATGGGAAGCAATTAGCGTGGCACAATAACGATTTTATAGTGGCAGACATAATGGATAAGTCTAGGTTTCTTTtccttgaaaaacaaaaaagtataAATAAATTAGAGGAGAAATGAAGCTATTGCAACAGAAGATGTGAATTAGAACTTACTGGTCATAGATCTCCTGGCTCCAGAAGTCTTCTTTGGGGCTCTCTTCTTCCGACTTGGTCCTGATAATCCCTCCGAAGAATGGCGATAAGAGTATGCAACCACGTACTCTAATGGGACTTAACTCAAGCGAACCAGATCCAAGCTGAATAGCCAAATGATGAGCAATGTTTTCCCCCGAGGAATCACCGAATATGAAAACCCTGTCCACGTCAACCCCACCAATGTCAAACAACCACTTCTCATGAGCGACCTCTCGACTTTCACGCAAAGCCTGGGCTTGAAGAAACTTGAGGGCTGTAACAGCATCTTCTAAGGCTGCCGGAAGCCGGTCCTCTGGAGCCAACCGATAATAGGGGCAGGATAATAAGGGCCTGAAGCCCAGAACAAAGGCTAAGGCAAGTGTTGTGTGCGTTTGTTGAAGTAAAACAGAAACCTCCTGCATGAAGGTAGCTAGTAAACTACAGGAAGATTCTTGCGGTACTCATTCTTGTTAGAGGAAGAATAGTAATGATTTTTGGGTTTGTATACGCGTTGTTGAAGATTGTTGTTAGAGTCAAAACAACAATCTTTCCAAATGGCTGAACCATCATCGTGGGTTTTGACTTGATGCTCTTTATGCGAGGTCCGAGAAATGGAGCCGTCGCTGCAGAGTTTGAGAACTCCGAAACAACAATCTTCTATTGCTTGTTGTGCggtggaggaagaagaagaatccaTCTTCTGATCTGATGAGTGCAATAATGCAGGCTCATGACCAAGCAGAttcttttgtatatttattcAGAGGAAATGAAACTAATGTAGTAGTAGCATTCAAGGAAATTAATTTAGTAGTAATCTAGTAGTAGCATTAAACTAATTTAGTAGTAGCATTCACTTAGCGTACGTTGCAATGGCGTGGATTAGCTTTATTCCAGCCTGCATAAATTCGCGTATTAATTGGTCATTAGTCGACAGAATAATTACAGCCACCTAAAGTAGAGGCGTCTTTGATGTCATCTTTACTGAAAGCAATCCTTTTTCACTAAACTATCGTTTGAAAATTgttgttatctttttttttttttgaaaaacagaCAAACGATAAAGTATATATAAGCTAAGCTTCAAGATAATCAACTAACATTTCTTAATTATTTAAACTAAATTCAAGTACACTAAATtggttaaaattttaatttcacaGGGAGATATATAATTGAGGTCTAGAGTTAGGtgattgtttttattttggCTTGTCATTTATAGTTTCCTTAGAAAACCAAACACAACAAAATGATTACTTTTGAGTTCTGTCTTTTTGCCCCTAAAATAATTTATGCTCCAGCAGTGTCAACTCGCCCATTttttctttggaaaaaaaaaaaaaaaaaaaaaactctttctcCTTTGGAGGAGTGAATTTGTGGCTCAAACCTATGTGGTTAGCCTTAATCGATGTAATGGACTCTCTTCCTATTTGCGTCAACCTCCCAGCGTAGCTGCGTAGTCCtccactctctctctttctctgaaGTTCACGGCCACGAATCCAGAGATTCTATTTGTCGGCTCAAAGGCCCAAAAGGGTTTTCTGAAAACGGGCCAAGCTTCACGGACCGCGTTGGAAAGCACCAACGGCCTCCAAAACCTATTACGCTAAGTGGAAGGAGAGAAACTCGTGTGAGACGTGATCAATGGATGAGCAGAGCTTCaacattttcacttttttttttttattaatgcaAGGGAAAGGGTTCGAATACGAGATCTCTCACTTATGTTTATACGACTCAATCCACCACTCTTCGATATCTTCACTTCAACCTCATTTGGTCACCACATGCTATGGAAATATCCAAGAATAATACAGTACGTGCACTAGAAAGGAGAGACCCATGTTGGAATTTGGATCAAATCAATTCTCCAAAAGTATGCTGGATGAGGAGATTGAAGTTCTTGAGTGAAGAAAATAAGGCAAGTAGGTCAACTGGAACATAATTATTTCTCATCAAAGGGAATAGCTAGGGCTTCTGTTTGATAAACCAATTGTATAAACTttctccaaaagaaaaaaaaaatttcatagtCCATATAAATTGGGTTTGCTTGCTCTATTTGTTTAAAGATTTTCTTAACACGTTTCTATAGTacctttatttcacatacactattttcaaaaaagaacactaatatatatatatatatatatctacgAACTCTTCCCGAAGAAACAATATAATATTTGAGCAGTAATTATGCAAAATTTTAAAGTGCAAATCATTTCACCAATCAAAAAAGTACGTCAGTTTGTGAGGGGGTCATAATcatatagttgaaaatttaagaAGCTAACTTCAACAACAAACCTAAGGGAAAAGCATTAGCCAATTTAGTGTGTGTGTTAGTATATGATAAGGCTGAATTAAATAATTTCTCTTCTTTGTCGCATGCCCTTTGGTTCGTGTTTCTCCACTTCCGTTGACAAGGATAGGTTCGTCAACCTGCTcagaattgaaaatttcaaaccaTAATAATAGTGAAATTTACTGCGTCAGAAAAGATTTGCACTCAAATTGGTGGCCGTGTAAAAGGGACGACTCTTGCCCTGCCAAATCTTTTTAACACTAGAACATGCATGCATAATAGGGTCACAAACGAGTCGAGTGAATCGAATTTTGATCTAATCGAATCGAATCTTGACTTAATTttatcgaattcgaattcgagttCGACGAGTTGACAATTTTGAAACTCAAACTCAAgctctaaaaaaataaaataattattttattttttaaaaaaataaataaaacaataatttttgttaataaataataaaatattaagaatatatatgtaattttactattaaaataaaaaaaaaatatatatatatatatatttgagcTTGGGaacgagtttaatattttgatcTCGAGTTCAACTCGACCAGCTCGAACTTGACTCGATCTGCTgtcgagcggctcgattcgtttgcatcTTTAGTACATATCTGTAAATTTCTAGTGTCAGTAATTTCTTTAGAATTGAATTGAACACAAATTTGCGGGGATTATTTAATCAAAAGGATTGCGCAATGAACGAAGAAGATCCACAATGGTATGGTCCGGGTGGGCTCAGATTAGATATAAACCAAAATCCAGTCGCGAACTCTGTCGCACATGAACTTTAAAAAAAGTTGGTCGAtttgattttgttcttttttatgACCAAAAAAAACTTGTATGGTTCTCAAAACAAATGATGGATTATTGGATCGGCATCCTCGAACATCATGTGGAGATTGCACATTTGACTTGACTGAAGGAGACGGTAGATAAGATCAAAAAGCTAATCTTACAAAAAAATAATTGTGGCTGCTACTGCTAGTGGATTCCCAGATATTCCACCAGTCCGAGGCATGTGCCCAAAAAGTCGGCAATAATTCTACTGTAACCACAAGAAAAGCGGGGGGTATGCATTGCATCGTTGGTACAAGGAGAACCTTCTAATTTGATTTGAACCTCCTCAGCAGCTTTAGAGCGGCCGATGCTTTTACCCGTCCCTTTCGGTCGTCTTCGCAAAAAGAACCAAGCAGCCATTGGCATTGGGCACATTTTCTTCACCTCGCCAAATTCGTAGTGTTGGGTTGGACCATTTTGATCCTTTTGATTTCAATAATTGGCACCAACAAAGACCCGGATTTCAAAAGTAAGAGGAAAAATCATTTGATGCGGTCCAAGGACAACGTTCTCTCGTCGGGTATTGCGGTCCTTTTGTTGACGTTGATGCTACTCATTAGCATCTCTTATTGGAATATCCATGCGGTACggataaaagagagagaggaagcaGTGAATTGTGCTGGATCGGATCGCATGTGGGGGCATGGTTTCATCTGATTTTTGGTTTTGTAAGAGGCTCATCTTGTAAAATTGattcgaatttttttttttttttttttttggaataagtCATGTGTTCTTGTTTACGGTTAAACATCGGACGCAGCTGTGAATCTTGATGTGACATGAGAACGGGAACAAAATTGAAAGACCATAAAAAAAATCACCAGGCCAATGGTTCAGTGGTCACATCTTACCTacagtaaaaaaaaatctaatgatTGTGTTATAACATTTTCTTAGTCTACATTAtgatagagtaggttatacaaatgtatcgttgctgaaaaaaaaaaaaagatcacaaAAATTTATCTATCTAATCTTTACTTAGTATAGTAATTATATTGAAATTTGAAGGATAATTTTGTCGAATCAGAATCCAAGAGCATCTCATCGGGACCTCCTtgtaattttcaacttttttggACTCAAAAAATCTaaattgaatttttaaaatCAGTTGAAAACACAATaaactaattttttgaaaatcagTTGAGAGCTAAAATTAGGTCATGTCAAAATGAGAACAAGGCCTTTTTGTTTTCTctcgtttttctttttccctctctctctctctctctctctctctttcatccTTTGGACATACATGGTTAGCAATgaaattggaaatttggaacAAGGCTGGACTGTCATcctaaaaggaaaagaaaaggaaaaaaaaaaagggttggaATGACGACATTACTATGTAACAGAAGAAAAGAACCAAATAACATTTCATTTTTCGAGTCCTTGCATGGGTACGCAGCATTTCGAGGCCTTTACAGTTTgtttcctcttcttttcccttGCATACACACACATATCTTCCTGTCAAGAATGCGCAACGTCCCTCCGGCGGTCCCTCAGCTTCGAATTTCGTCGTCACACTTCCGCCAATGAATGGCGTCATCACCCGACCACATTACCACGCACTACTAGCTCAGGCTAGCCCGGAGGCCCCGGACAGGACTGGACTCCCAACTGCCCAGCGGCGAGCCACGTTCCCTCTCGATGAGTCCCCATCATGAAAAATCCCCGTCAAAAATCATCAACCATCCACTCATCATTCGATCCCATTATTTATATATGGACCGAAGTTGAAGCCACTTTAGAACGCATTTTTGATTGCCACCGCAAGTCTATGCTCCGGTGGCAGCCCGTAGTCCTATGCAATTACGACCCCCCCCCTCTTCCCTCCTCGCCCCCGGGGACAACTCGACATGCATGATGCAACAGCAATCGTGAAAATAAGCCATACAAATTCCACCGCCGTTTATGCatatgaacgaacgaatgaagaACACTGTGGAGAGTTTGCCGGCTGAGCTGTAAAGGAATTTTAAAGGCGGAGATGGAGGTCTGTCTATGGTTCAATTGACAGTGTTTTCAACCACGGAGCGGTTGTCATGGACAGGACAATTGAAATTTACGTCTTTGAGGCGGGAAATGGAACCATCACTGTACTATTTATTTACGGAGAATTGGCTCAGAGTCCTCCACTCTCACTATGTGCGGTAACGTAAATATTTGCCTTTCCAGTATGAGTTTTTGTTTGGGAACACTGTTGACTTAGCATGGTTTAGTATCAAACCAGGGAAACAAAAAAACatatgaagttttttttttttttggattctgGATCTCACTAGTCCATTTCAGAGTAAATTAATgatcattttaaaatttgtttCCGACGTCTTATACTTGGTTTACATTTTATCTAAACTTATTCACACCCTAAGGACAAATTGGTTTGGTATAGAACTTGTGAGGCTCCGTCCCCATGTTTTTATCCTCTTATTTATTTGCAATTTTATTCTCGTTCATGTTCGTTTCCCTTCATTACATCATCGGAAAAGGTTGCTTTATAACACTTTCGCGGAGATGTTCCCAGGCAAAAGGGTTATCGTGGAGTAGCAGCGGTACGTACGTGTTGGGTATTAATCACTTTATGATGATGTAGTTGCAATGTTTATTTGATGCTGTTTCCTTGATTTAGAActtgtattactgagctcaactccTAATTAAGctaaccaaaaccagtcaaaaaaTTAAGTTAGGTAAATGGGAAATGAGAAACTTTGTTGAAACACCCGCGGTCTGACGGAACAAAAATGTAAACACAACCATTTTGCCGGAATCGAATTGGACTTCCAAAATGAGAACTCATTTGAGAATTGCCACTCGGAtagcctaaaaaaaaaaaaacaaattatttttttttaaaatttaaatcacAAATTTAAGCAACAAGAAAAGCCACAATATCTGGTACACTGCTCCAAATAGAAACACAACCAGCTTCCTTAATTTCTTACATCGAACCCCTCTATCTGTGACTCGCAACCTTGGGATTTTTCCAGTAAACAAAGCATGAATATATGCGAGAAAACAAATGGAGACAAAGCAATATGGGACACAATTCATCAACCCGAAATTTTGGACATCCAGTCTTTTATCTCCTGTAAAACTCTGTCCCCCAATTCAGAATACGGGTCATTATTGAAAAAGCCATGATACTTCCCTTCAAACTCCACATACTCGACTTTCTTCCCGGCTTCCTTCAACCGTCTTGCGTAGTCCTCCACTCTATCTCTTAGCAGCTCAATTTCTCCGGCGATCACCAACACTGGGTCAAACATCACCGATTCAAGATTCTTTTTGCTAAAAGGGCTGAAGGGGTTGGCCAGCGGATGGTCTGCGTTTTTCCCTGGTGGCAACGATAGCCTCCAAAATCTGTCGTGGGATTTCAATCAGATCATAAAACACGTAATCTGATCCAGTCGAGCATGAAAAAGAATACTGCTCCAACCACTATCTAGCTAGCAGGAGAAGTAAATCTGTtacttaatttcttaaataaaCAAGCTTGGCATGCATAGCTTACTCAACCATG
The Coffea arabica cultivar ET-39 chromosome 6c, Coffea Arabica ET-39 HiFi, whole genome shotgun sequence genome window above contains:
- the LOC113692325 gene encoding strigolactones hydrolase CXE15-like produces the protein MQEVSVLLQQTHTTLALAFVLGFRPLLSCPYYRLAPEDRLPAALEDAVTALKFLQAQALRESREVAHEKWLFDIGGVDVDRVFIFGDSSGENIAHHLAIQLGSGSLELSPIRVRGCILLSPFFGGIIRTKSEEESPKEDFWSQEIYDQFWRLAMPNGADRDHPLVNPFGPN